From Candidatus Manganitrophus morganii, the proteins below share one genomic window:
- the sppA gene encoding signal peptide peptidase SppA has product MRRRIFDTHLFTIILGGGLSFLLSGCIYNISLLPQPGPLEEKVVEGSGDDKILLLDISGIISEEKPDGLIERPDMVARVKEELKRAESDKGVKAVVLRINSPGGTVTASDIIYHEIVRFKERTGRKVIASIIDVGASGGYYIAMAADRVIAQPTSVTGSIGVIMLHVNLQGLMEKVGVGAEAIKSGENKDLGIPTQPLTPEDREIFQSVINDMYARFLEVIIRGREGLPADRIKALADGRIYTATQAKEAGLVDQIGYLDQAIELAKSEAGLTEASVILYSRSGQHINNIYSEAIRTEVNPLSAWGVDPKRLLQGGSARFLYLWMP; this is encoded by the coding sequence ATGCGACGTCGAATCTTCGATACACATCTGTTCACGATCATTCTTGGAGGGGGACTCTCGTTTTTGCTCTCGGGATGCATCTATAACATTTCCCTGCTCCCCCAGCCCGGACCGTTGGAGGAAAAGGTCGTCGAGGGGAGCGGCGACGACAAGATCCTTCTGCTCGATATCTCGGGCATCATCTCCGAGGAGAAGCCGGATGGCCTGATCGAGCGCCCCGATATGGTCGCCCGGGTCAAGGAGGAGTTAAAGCGGGCGGAGTCCGACAAGGGGGTGAAGGCGGTGGTCTTGCGGATCAACAGCCCCGGCGGAACGGTGACCGCCTCCGACATCATCTATCACGAGATCGTCCGATTCAAGGAGCGGACCGGCCGAAAAGTGATCGCATCGATTATCGACGTCGGCGCGTCCGGCGGGTACTATATCGCGATGGCGGCCGATCGGGTGATCGCCCAGCCGACCTCGGTGACCGGCAGCATCGGCGTGATCATGCTGCATGTGAATCTTCAAGGGCTGATGGAAAAGGTGGGGGTGGGGGCCGAAGCGATCAAGTCGGGAGAGAATAAAGATTTGGGCATCCCGACACAGCCCCTTACGCCGGAGGACCGTGAGATCTTCCAGAGTGTGATCAACGATATGTATGCCCGCTTTCTGGAGGTGATCATCCGAGGCCGGGAGGGGCTCCCCGCGGACCGGATCAAGGCGCTCGCCGACGGCCGGATCTACACCGCCACCCAGGCGAAGGAGGCCGGCCTGGTCGATCAGATCGGCTACCTGGACCAGGCGATCGAGCTTGCGAAATCGGAAGCGGGTCTCACGGAGGCGAGTGTGATCCTCTACAGCCGGTCGGGCCAGCATATCAACAACATCTACTCCGAGGCGATCCGGACGGAGGTGAATCCCCTCTCCGCCTGGGGGGTCGACCCCAAGCGGCTTTTGCAGGGGGGATCGGCGAGGTTTCTTTATCTTTGGATGCCGTAA